Proteins from one Cicer arietinum cultivar CDC Frontier isolate Library 1 chromosome 3, Cicar.CDCFrontier_v2.0, whole genome shotgun sequence genomic window:
- the LOC140919771 gene encoding uncharacterized protein has protein sequence MWKDIMYCSNEKEYMMRLHMFEQSCVDTKVVESAHWKLKLMLENSMSDLCKCWEAMNNMIRLQHKRIRASFQKSFYDEEHEHRNPFYQRLNTFVSTEAQRRIAEEYDKVEWVGTDKSICGCSLRRTYGLPCACELGQYKLMGEPIPLDSVHIQWRKLSMECELTQDTEDGSELDMSTEMNALWKRFRSLDVIGKRVLKSKVRELAFPSTSSICPPPEKVKTKGRVKKSKGMKPDGYDVYRDPSYFEHVNATYGEDIGSQPSQSKKRQASQSKKHPSQSSHSSKNLLLTQFPDIIQPYIDDIFDVAADGNCGFRAIALLLGFGEECWSLVRKRLDQEIVSHVTPYDRLFTGRIKEVRDSLMISGLGVQPMDKWLSMPDMGYVIATTYNIILVTFGLTFSMTFFPMRGSHSGSTKNDRICCIGFVNGNHWVPLKMKDGFPMPDIAPGWKQYRTNEATSWAIAYTGRLQHWGYLLGRLSRVTQNPPTEPVEAMSLDEP, from the exons atgtggaaagaCATTATGTATTGTAGTAATGAAAAAGAGTATATGATGCGCTTGCATATGTTTGAACAATCATGTGTTGATACTaaagt GGTTGAGTCGGCTCACtggaaactgaagttaatgttagaaaatagcatgagtgatttgtgtaaatgttgggaggctatgaacaacatgataaggttacaacataaaagaatcagagcctcgtttcaaaaaagtttttatgatgaagagcatgAGCACAGAAATCCATTTTATCAGAGATTGAATACATTTGTATCAACAGAAGCTCAAAGACGTATTGCTGAAGAATACGACAAAGTTGAGTGGGTGGGTACTGACAAATCTATATGTGGGTGTTCTCTGAGAAGGACATACGGATTACCTTGTGCTTGTGAATTgggacaatataaattaatgggtgaaccaattcctctagattctgtgcatattcaatggagaaaattaagcatggaaTGTGAACTCACTCAAGACACAGAAGATGGATCAGAGTTGGATATGTCTACTGAGATGAATGCCTTATGGAAACGCTTTCGATCACTTGATGTTATTGGGAAACGAGTGTTGAAGAGTAAAGTGCGTGAACTTGCTTTTCCAAGTACAAGTTCAATATGTCCACCACCTGAAAAAGTCAAAACCAAAGGAAGAGTGAAGAAGAGTAAGGGTATGAAGCCAGatggatatgatgtatatcgagacccttcttactttgagcatgttaatgcaacatatggTGAAGATATTGGTTCCCAACCCTCTCaatcaaagaagagacaagcctctcaatcaaagaaacacCCCTCTCAGTCatctcattcttcaaaaaatttgttattgacACAATTTCCTGATATTATTCAGCcatacattgatgacatatttgacgtggcagctgatggaaattgtggttTTCGCGCTATTGCATTATTGCTTGGTTTCGGTGAAGAGTGTTGGTCTTTGGTCCGCAAGAGATTGGATCAAGAGATTGTTTCTCATGTAACTCCATATGATAGATTGTTCACAGGACGCATTAAAGAAGTAAGAGATTCGTTGATGATATCCGGCTTAGGTGTTCAACCCATGGATAAATGGTTGTCCATgcctgatatgggttacgtgatagcgacaacatataatattattcttgtcaCGTTCGGTCTGACATTTTCAATGACTTTCTTTCCTATGAGGGGTTCACATTCCggatcgacaaaaaatgatcgcatttgttgtattggttttgttaatgGAAATCACTGGGTTCcg ttAAAGATGAAAGATGGATTTCCAATGCCAGACATTGCACCAGGTTGGAAGCAATATCGTACCAATGAAGCAACTTCTTGGGCAATAGCATACACAGGCCGTCTACAACACTGGGGGTATTTATTAGGCCGGTTGTCACGTGTTACCCAAAATCCACCTACGGAACCCGTAGAGGCAATGTCTTTAGATGAaccttaa